From Watersipora subatra chromosome 2, tzWatSuba1.1, whole genome shotgun sequence, one genomic window encodes:
- the LOC137388246 gene encoding uncharacterized protein: protein MNQASGYDMQRGDFLEGVQTTSLPLINKFEVQQGQKNSEENLKHLSLAELAMKLNAVKQLRKAMRTEKNRMAQTFHQPKLKTPIRATAARTRITNNSNVADTLPYRGQSMRKGDKTNSHDSETSNDRASRCSYISDKIDDRSFIEMQNIKQSTNGAPTSSGQADQHEKKRAFTKRRPVPDFSKVHRQAYIQALATKKAKDVLKKAQKGNIPLKHLFDLMFTPSYTFSYFGIDSEKKRKGKMESIIGKTDIYKYYPRTK from the exons ATGAACCAAGCATCAGGATACGACATGCAGAGAGGAGATTTCCTGGAG GGGGTGCAGACTACTTCTCTACCTCTCATCAACAAGTTTGAAGTTCAGCAGGGTCAAAAGAACTCAGAAGAGAACTTAAAACATTTGAGTCTTGCAGAGCTGGCCATGAAACTGAATGCAGTGAAACAGCTAAGAAAG GCCATGCGGACCGAGAAGAACAGAATGGCACAGACATTTCACCAACCCAAGTTGAAAACACCTATAAGAGCAAC CGCTGCTAGGACGAGAATAACTAACAATTCCAATGTGGCTGATACACTACCATATAGGGGGCAAAGCATGAGAAAAGGAGACAAGACCAACAGCCATGACTCTGAGACTAGCAATGATCGTGCCAGTCGATGTTCCTACATATCAGATAAAATTGATGATCGGAGCTTTATAGAGATGCAGAATATCAAACAG AGTACCAATGGAGCCCCTACATCGAGCGGACAGGCTGACCAACATGAGAAAAAACGAGCATTTACAAAAAGAAGACCAGTACCGGACTTCAGCAAAGTCCATCGACAGGCCTACATCCAGGCTTTAGCGACGAAGAAAGCGAAAGATGTGCTAAAGAAAGCGCAAAAAGGCAATATTCCTCTCAAGCACTTGTTCGATCTGATGTTCACCCCTAGTTATACATTTTCTTACTTTGGCATTGACTCGGAGAAAAAACGAAAGGGAAAAATGGAGAGTATAATAGGAAAAACTGACATCTACAAATACTATCCAAGGACTAAATAG
- the LOC137387707 gene encoding WSCD family member AGAP003962-like isoform X2 — protein sequence MFSQASIYWQFLPTACLALTVFVYAVTRRKARWRALIRRRRESLIKLIKAIIYATFLLLFTVFILLTARFIINDFSCSIILSSFSNFTHSNGGMQLIAATPGSGSDYCRIALGIMTGFVTGSVYEVMNLTSFNQLPYRPFYYKSHYPFIASVSRVDNFINMNPHRVVVLVRNPFDAAFSEFIRQKVSLVNKDIDNKYNNMDQVIREKDFLVYGSKMVLQPTEELELHMKTYFIMWKSFHEYWLRNYHGSVKVILYQDLVDDILKFKEITNYFGYSVDSTRQRQQRLSCFLTNTQKTKYRKRPSSIIIDETKRRLREHFESDTASAIAYVQLLYSNKYNEPLHIS from the exons ATGTTTTCACAAGCATCAATTTACTGGCAGTTTCTACCTACCGCGTGTCTGGCGTTAACTGTTTTTGTCTATGCGGTGACCAGACGCAAAGCCAG atGGAGGGCCTTAATCAGACGACGAAGAGAATCTCTGATCAAGCTAATCAAAGCTATTATATATGCAACCTTTTTACTATTATTCACCGTATTTATATTACT GACAGCTCGATTTATTATCAACGACTTCAGTTGCTCAATCATATTGTCAAGCTTTTCCAATTTCACTCATTCAAATGGAGGCATGCAACTAATTGCTGCAACACCGGGTTCAGGCAGCGATTACTGTCGAATTGCATTAGGAATTATGACAG GCTTTGTCACTGGCTCCGTGTATGAAGTCATGAACCTGACTAGTTTTAACCAGCTTCCATACAGACCCTTCTACTACAAGTCTCACTATCCCTTCATCGCCTCTGTTAGCCGAGTAGACAACTTTATCAATATGAACCCCCACAGAGTTGTAGTCTTGGTGCGAAATCCATTTGATGCGGCCTTCTCAGAGTTTATCAG ACAAAAGGTGAGCTTGGTTAACAAAGACATCGATAATAAGTACAATAACATGGACCAAGTTATCAGAGAGAAAGACTTTCTTGTCTACGGAAGCAAGATGGTGCTCCAACCAACTGAAG AGCTAGAACTACACATGAAGACATACTTCATAATGTGGAAGAGTTTCCATGAATACTGGTTGAGAAACTACCACGGTTCCGTGAAAGTAATCCTATATCAAGACCTTGTAGATGATATTCTGAAGTTCAAAGAAATCACCAACTACTTTGGCTATTCCGTCGACTCAACAAGACAAAG ACAGCAACGTTTGAGTTGCTTCCTTACTAACACCCAAAAGACAAAATACAGGAAAAGACCGAGCTCCATAATAATAGATGAAACAAAAAGGAGGTTGAGAGAGCATTTTGAAAGTGACACAGCGTCTGCAATAGCCTATGTACAGCTATTATACTCGAATAAGTACAATGAACCTTTACACATATCTTGA
- the LOC137387707 gene encoding uncharacterized protein isoform X1, with translation MFSQASIYWQFLPTACLALTVFVYAVTRRKARQEEIDSQSRWRALIRRRRESLIKLIKAIIYATFLLLFTVFILLTARFIINDFSCSIILSSFSNFTHSNGGMQLIAATPGSGSDYCRIALGIMTGFVTGSVYEVMNLTSFNQLPYRPFYYKSHYPFIASVSRVDNFINMNPHRVVVLVRNPFDAAFSEFIRQKVSLVNKDIDNKYNNMDQVIREKDFLVYGSKMVLQPTEELELHMKTYFIMWKSFHEYWLRNYHGSVKVILYQDLVDDILKFKEITNYFGYSVDSTRQRQQRLSCFLTNTQKTKYRKRPSSIIIDETKRRLREHFESDTASAIAYVQLLYSNKYNEPLHIS, from the exons ATGTTTTCACAAGCATCAATTTACTGGCAGTTTCTACCTACCGCGTGTCTGGCGTTAACTGTTTTTGTCTATGCGGTGACCAGACGCAAAGCCAG ACAGGAAGAGATTGACTCTCAATCACG atGGAGGGCCTTAATCAGACGACGAAGAGAATCTCTGATCAAGCTAATCAAAGCTATTATATATGCAACCTTTTTACTATTATTCACCGTATTTATATTACT GACAGCTCGATTTATTATCAACGACTTCAGTTGCTCAATCATATTGTCAAGCTTTTCCAATTTCACTCATTCAAATGGAGGCATGCAACTAATTGCTGCAACACCGGGTTCAGGCAGCGATTACTGTCGAATTGCATTAGGAATTATGACAG GCTTTGTCACTGGCTCCGTGTATGAAGTCATGAACCTGACTAGTTTTAACCAGCTTCCATACAGACCCTTCTACTACAAGTCTCACTATCCCTTCATCGCCTCTGTTAGCCGAGTAGACAACTTTATCAATATGAACCCCCACAGAGTTGTAGTCTTGGTGCGAAATCCATTTGATGCGGCCTTCTCAGAGTTTATCAG ACAAAAGGTGAGCTTGGTTAACAAAGACATCGATAATAAGTACAATAACATGGACCAAGTTATCAGAGAGAAAGACTTTCTTGTCTACGGAAGCAAGATGGTGCTCCAACCAACTGAAG AGCTAGAACTACACATGAAGACATACTTCATAATGTGGAAGAGTTTCCATGAATACTGGTTGAGAAACTACCACGGTTCCGTGAAAGTAATCCTATATCAAGACCTTGTAGATGATATTCTGAAGTTCAAAGAAATCACCAACTACTTTGGCTATTCCGTCGACTCAACAAGACAAAG ACAGCAACGTTTGAGTTGCTTCCTTACTAACACCCAAAAGACAAAATACAGGAAAAGACCGAGCTCCATAATAATAGATGAAACAAAAAGGAGGTTGAGAGAGCATTTTGAAAGTGACACAGCGTCTGCAATAGCCTATGTACAGCTATTATACTCGAATAAGTACAATGAACCTTTACACATATCTTGA